In Anaeromyxobacter diazotrophicus, a genomic segment contains:
- a CDS encoding DUF4175 family protein: MAIAYSEIARVLDGARRRQGWVVLATAAGGALCAVLLVGLGGAALLGAGVGRPTPVRAAALAAAALVALSALAWAAVAAMRRASSPLAVARRVGEAAPELRSDLVSSVELEDDYEEVQRTGRYSVALVDAHIARTAERARGLDLARVIPARPARRAGAALAAAALVNLVALAAAPRVLAAGWQRLLGLGPAAPVRRAEPITGDVEVSYVYPAYMHREPRTISGTGGEISAPRGTEVTLKTRADREVQRAELALESAARKEGPAVYALTVANRRDLEGHLTVDVPGAYRFRFLKGKKLVAEGPPIALAVEPDAPPEVRITAPAPELEVDARARVRIEWAASDDFGLEKLTLVTKPPGGDERRTQLKAFAGTRRESGVHELELAPLRLAEGEKLLYWLEAEDGDVVSGPKRGASATHTLKIYSEAEHHRLALLRAQGLWEDMVKLLGDRLDFFEGGPRWTDERTQQAQALDGRTRELHEGLRAAAQELRKDRSVPRQLPQALANAAAGIRPIEQDLAALRLTLSRMLHFQRAGASPLFDRVAEVDGRLDRELEKDVLYLEQLFDQQRADDLVKVAKDLAARRRDLAQLLEKYKQAPSEAAKKELLAEVARMKARMAEMMRRMGELAKGMNDEHMNREALAELARSKDAMGGLDEVEKKLAQGDVEGAMKALDQLGNAMQDMLASLERTAGRPGEQNAALMKDMLAFKKELEEVKASQEQVARETEQVKGQYQQRLAQKLKQLEAGAKQLEGLAAEARRELDRAEPGVTPRSEDEFGQARDRLADLQKALAAKDLDAALETVRRALPPMQRLAMDLGDEASMGERYRALRSKDPRVLREAERHASGALGPTRKVRDELEKMFPDPKSVLGPKEQQRLSELSQEQGQLEQRAGELRQKLSELAQRAPVFPPQSQEMLEGSQGHMQRARGELAQKNAQRGHGEQRQALDDLSRFQRGLDEMAKNAKRGQGGGGGFPFPFGEEQGGREGDGADPSQEKVEIPGADAFKAPDEFRKDLLEAMKQGTPEPYQGEVKRYYEELVK; encoded by the coding sequence ATGGCGATCGCCTACTCCGAAATCGCGCGGGTCCTCGACGGGGCCCGGCGCAGGCAGGGGTGGGTCGTGCTCGCCACCGCCGCCGGCGGCGCCCTCTGCGCCGTCCTGCTCGTCGGGCTCGGCGGGGCGGCGCTCCTCGGCGCCGGTGTCGGACGCCCGACGCCGGTGCGCGCCGCGGCGCTCGCGGCCGCGGCGCTGGTGGCGCTCTCGGCGCTCGCCTGGGCGGCGGTGGCGGCCATGCGCCGCGCCTCGTCGCCGCTGGCGGTGGCGCGCCGGGTGGGCGAGGCGGCGCCGGAGCTCAGGAGCGATCTGGTCAGCTCGGTCGAGCTGGAGGACGACTACGAGGAGGTGCAGCGCACCGGGCGCTACAGCGTGGCGCTGGTGGACGCCCACATCGCCCGCACCGCCGAGCGGGCGCGCGGCCTCGACCTCGCGCGCGTCATCCCGGCGCGGCCGGCGCGCCGGGCCGGGGCGGCGCTGGCGGCCGCGGCGCTCGTGAACCTGGTCGCGCTGGCCGCCGCGCCGCGGGTGCTCGCCGCCGGGTGGCAGCGGCTCCTGGGCCTCGGGCCGGCGGCGCCGGTCCGCCGGGCCGAGCCCATCACCGGCGACGTCGAGGTGAGCTACGTCTACCCGGCGTACATGCACCGGGAGCCGCGGACGATCTCCGGCACCGGCGGCGAGATCTCGGCACCGCGCGGGACGGAGGTGACCCTCAAGACCCGCGCCGACCGCGAGGTGCAGCGCGCGGAGCTCGCGCTCGAGTCGGCCGCGAGGAAGGAGGGGCCCGCCGTCTACGCGCTCACCGTCGCGAACCGCCGCGACCTCGAGGGCCACCTCACCGTCGACGTCCCCGGCGCCTATCGCTTCCGCTTCCTGAAGGGGAAGAAGCTCGTCGCCGAGGGTCCCCCCATCGCGCTCGCGGTGGAGCCCGACGCGCCGCCCGAGGTGCGCATCACCGCCCCGGCGCCGGAGCTCGAGGTGGACGCCCGCGCCCGCGTCCGCATCGAGTGGGCCGCCTCCGACGACTTCGGGCTCGAGAAGCTCACCCTCGTCACGAAGCCGCCCGGCGGCGACGAGCGCCGCACCCAGCTCAAGGCGTTCGCCGGCACCCGCCGCGAGTCGGGCGTGCACGAGCTCGAGCTCGCCCCGCTGCGCCTGGCCGAGGGCGAGAAGCTCCTCTACTGGCTGGAGGCCGAGGACGGCGACGTCGTCTCCGGGCCGAAGCGCGGCGCCTCCGCCACCCACACCCTCAAGATCTACAGCGAGGCCGAGCACCACCGGCTGGCGCTCCTGCGGGCGCAGGGCCTGTGGGAGGACATGGTGAAGCTCCTCGGCGACCGGCTCGACTTCTTCGAGGGCGGCCCGCGCTGGACCGACGAGCGCACCCAGCAGGCGCAGGCGCTCGACGGGCGCACCCGCGAGCTGCACGAGGGGCTGCGCGCCGCGGCCCAGGAGCTCAGGAAGGACCGCTCGGTGCCGCGCCAGCTCCCCCAGGCGCTCGCCAACGCCGCCGCCGGGATCCGCCCCATCGAGCAGGACCTGGCCGCCCTGCGCCTCACGCTCTCGCGCATGCTCCACTTCCAGCGCGCCGGCGCCTCGCCCCTCTTCGACCGGGTGGCCGAGGTGGACGGCCGGCTCGACCGCGAGCTGGAGAAGGACGTCCTCTACCTCGAGCAGCTCTTCGACCAGCAGCGCGCCGACGACCTGGTGAAGGTGGCGAAGGACCTGGCCGCGCGCCGCCGCGACCTGGCCCAGCTCCTCGAGAAGTACAAGCAGGCGCCGAGCGAGGCGGCCAAGAAGGAGCTCCTGGCCGAGGTGGCGCGCATGAAGGCGCGCATGGCCGAGATGATGCGGCGCATGGGCGAGCTCGCGAAGGGGATGAACGACGAGCACATGAACCGTGAGGCGCTGGCGGAGCTGGCGAGGTCGAAGGACGCGATGGGCGGCCTCGACGAGGTGGAGAAGAAGCTCGCCCAGGGGGACGTCGAGGGGGCCATGAAGGCGCTCGACCAGCTCGGCAACGCCATGCAGGACATGCTCGCCTCGCTGGAGCGCACCGCCGGGCGCCCGGGCGAGCAGAACGCCGCGCTCATGAAGGACATGCTCGCCTTCAAGAAGGAGCTGGAGGAGGTCAAGGCCTCGCAGGAGCAGGTGGCGCGCGAGACCGAGCAGGTGAAGGGCCAGTACCAGCAGCGGCTCGCGCAGAAGCTGAAGCAGCTCGAGGCGGGGGCGAAGCAGCTCGAGGGGCTCGCGGCCGAGGCGCGGCGCGAGCTCGACCGCGCGGAGCCGGGCGTGACGCCGCGCTCGGAGGACGAGTTCGGGCAGGCGCGCGATCGGCTGGCGGATCTCCAGAAGGCGCTCGCCGCGAAGGACCTCGACGCCGCGCTCGAGACGGTCCGCCGGGCGCTACCGCCCATGCAGCGGCTCGCCATGGACCTCGGCGACGAGGCCTCCATGGGCGAGCGCTACCGGGCGCTCCGCAGCAAGGACCCGCGCGTGCTGCGCGAGGCCGAGCGGCACGCCTCCGGGGCGCTGGGCCCCACCCGCAAGGTGCGCGACGAGCTGGAGAAGATGTTCCCCGACCCGAAGAGCGTGCTCGGGCCGAAGGAGCAGCAGCGCCTCTCCGAGCTGTCGCAGGAGCAGGGCCAGCTCGAGCAGCGCGCCGGCGAGCTGCGGCAGAAGCTCTCCGAGCTGGCGCAGCGGGCGCCGGTGTTCCCGCCACAGTCGCAGGAGATGCTGGAGGGGTCGCAGGGGCACATGCAGCGGGCGCGGGGGGAGCTGGCGCAGAAGAACGCGCAGCGCGGCCACGGCGAGCAGCGCCAGGCGCTCGACGACCTGTCCCGGTTCCAGCGCGGGCTCGACGAGATGGCCAAGAACGCGAAGCGCGGCCAGGGCGGCGGGGGCGGGTTCCCGTTCCCGTTCGGGGAGGAGCAGGGCGGGCGGGAGGGCGACGGCGCCGACCCGTCTCAGGAGAAGGTGGAGATCCCCGGCGCCGACGCCTTCAAGGCGCCCGACGAGTTCCGCAAGGACCTGCTCGAGGCCATGAAGCAGGGCACGCCCGAGCCGTACCAGGGCGAGGTGAAGCGCTACTACGAGGAGCTCGTCAAGTGA
- a CDS encoding RNA polymerase sigma factor, giving the protein MEADDLTLVSRAKTGDPEAFRALVVRYQRKVYAVALGIVKDRDLAWDVAQEAFVRVHAHLADFKGDSTFSTWVLRIGSHLAIDAVRKERTAAKEELDEVRGQDVARGGEGILATALGNDPQENALRRELAGKMTEALAQLPEKHRAILVLRELEGLSYEELSEQLGIPKGTVMSRLFHARSKMQALLREYAGLPADEGAQTVGRGLAPRRGGES; this is encoded by the coding sequence ATGGAAGCCGACGACCTCACGCTGGTCTCGAGAGCCAAGACCGGTGACCCCGAGGCCTTCCGCGCGCTCGTCGTCCGCTACCAGAGGAAGGTGTACGCCGTGGCGCTCGGCATCGTGAAGGACCGCGATCTCGCGTGGGATGTCGCCCAGGAGGCGTTCGTGCGAGTGCACGCGCACCTGGCCGATTTCAAGGGAGATTCCACCTTCTCCACCTGGGTGCTCCGCATCGGGAGCCACCTCGCCATCGACGCGGTCCGCAAGGAGCGCACGGCGGCCAAGGAGGAGCTCGACGAGGTGCGCGGGCAGGACGTGGCGCGAGGGGGCGAGGGCATCCTCGCCACCGCGCTCGGGAACGATCCGCAGGAGAACGCGCTCAGGCGGGAGCTGGCCGGCAAGATGACCGAGGCCCTGGCGCAGCTCCCCGAGAAGCACCGCGCCATCCTGGTGCTGCGCGAGCTGGAGGGGCTCTCGTACGAGGAGCTGTCGGAGCAGCTGGGGATCCCGAAGGGCACCGTGATGAGCCGCCTCTTCCACGCGCGGAGCAAGATGCAGGCGCTCCTGCGCGAGTACGCGGGGCTCCCGGCTGACGAGGGCGCCCAGACCGTGGGGCGGGGGCTCGCCCCCCGCCGCGGGGGCGAATCATGA
- a CDS encoding peptidase MA family metallohydrolase codes for MKALWLALALAAAPSLPAAAPTSALAERSPDFLDLRRAVSLLEDENVLEAQALVRPILEKRPKDPAVQLVAGLVRFYQQRYGEAVDLLEKSRLGTGSLDYLALARAAREVTKDHARAEGEHFAVSYPKGKDEVLVPYVLEALEAQRAALAQDLGWSTAGKVTIEILNDTRELARLSTLTEEEIKTSGTIALCKFNKLMIVSPKALVKGYDWLDTAAHEYTHYVVTARTHDNTPIWLHEGLAKFSETRWRGKGGELSASSAGLLKDALRKDQLITFAQMHPSMAKLPSQEAAALAFAEVELAVEYLEAKGGAPLMNRILDRVTGGEPAERAVAQALGVSYEAFLADWKRFMAARPLPEGGLHVEEKLRFKGDPKHGGAHSEWAEIPDDRARGFARLGEIFRERGRWAAARVEYGKAVARAGKGIAVLSDKFALAAMMSGHDAEAQEALTEALRRHPQYAALHLHLARLQVKRKAWPEAKEQLLLANAQDPFDPEIHAGLAAVHEASGQAELAAREKRFAQLLAHE; via the coding sequence GTGAAGGCGCTCTGGCTCGCGCTGGCGCTCGCCGCCGCCCCGTCGCTCCCGGCCGCCGCGCCGACGAGCGCGCTGGCCGAGCGCTCGCCGGACTTCCTCGATCTCCGCCGCGCCGTCTCGCTGCTCGAGGACGAGAACGTGCTGGAGGCGCAGGCGCTCGTCCGGCCCATCCTGGAGAAGCGCCCCAAGGACCCGGCGGTGCAGCTCGTGGCCGGGCTGGTGCGCTTCTACCAGCAGCGGTACGGCGAGGCGGTGGACCTGCTCGAGAAGAGCCGCCTCGGCACCGGCTCCCTCGACTACCTCGCGCTCGCCCGCGCCGCCCGCGAGGTCACGAAGGACCACGCCCGCGCCGAGGGCGAGCACTTCGCCGTCTCCTACCCGAAGGGCAAGGACGAGGTGCTCGTCCCCTACGTGCTCGAGGCGCTCGAGGCGCAGCGGGCGGCCCTGGCGCAGGACCTCGGCTGGTCCACGGCCGGCAAGGTCACCATCGAGATCCTGAACGACACCCGCGAGCTGGCGCGGCTGTCGACCCTCACCGAGGAGGAGATCAAGACCTCCGGCACCATCGCGCTCTGCAAGTTCAACAAGCTCATGATCGTGTCGCCCAAGGCGCTGGTGAAGGGGTACGACTGGCTCGACACGGCGGCCCACGAGTACACGCACTACGTGGTGACCGCGCGCACGCACGACAACACGCCCATCTGGCTGCACGAGGGGCTGGCCAAGTTCTCCGAGACGCGCTGGCGCGGGAAGGGGGGCGAGCTGTCGGCCTCCTCCGCCGGGCTGCTCAAGGACGCGCTCCGCAAGGACCAGCTCATCACCTTCGCGCAGATGCACCCGTCGATGGCGAAGCTGCCCTCCCAGGAGGCGGCGGCGCTGGCCTTCGCCGAGGTGGAGCTGGCGGTCGAATACCTGGAGGCGAAGGGCGGCGCGCCGCTCATGAACCGCATCCTCGACCGCGTCACCGGCGGCGAGCCGGCGGAGCGCGCGGTGGCGCAGGCGCTGGGCGTGAGCTACGAGGCGTTCCTGGCCGACTGGAAGCGCTTCATGGCGGCCCGCCCCCTGCCCGAGGGCGGGCTCCACGTCGAGGAGAAGCTGCGCTTCAAGGGCGACCCGAAGCACGGCGGCGCGCACTCGGAGTGGGCGGAGATCCCGGACGACCGGGCGCGCGGCTTCGCCCGCCTGGGCGAGATCTTCCGCGAGCGCGGCCGGTGGGCCGCCGCCCGGGTCGAGTACGGCAAGGCGGTGGCGCGCGCCGGGAAGGGCATCGCCGTCCTCTCCGACAAGTTCGCGCTGGCCGCCATGATGTCGGGCCACGACGCCGAGGCGCAGGAGGCGCTCACCGAGGCGCTGCGCCGCCACCCGCAGTACGCTGCGCTGCACCTGCACCTCGCCCGCCTGCAGGTGAAGCGGAAGGCCTGGCCGGAGGCGAAGGAGCAGCTCCTGCTCGCCAACGCCCAGGACCCGTTCGACCCCGAGATCCACGCCGGCCTCGCCGCCGTCCACGAGGCCTCCGGCCAGGCCGAGCTGGCGGCGCGGGAGAAGCGCTTCGCGCAGCTGCTCGCGCACGAGTGA